The Hydrogenophaga crocea genome contains a region encoding:
- a CDS encoding tetratricopeptide repeat protein produces the protein MDSSRLQSILEDCVRRGNSAAALILGRAMCGIDTAFADSTNLAPKRNLRGGTALLLRAADAGMSDAWLLLHHVHADGQGSVANPQAARFFLEKAAGTGNVNAQRQLGALILKSAIDASEFELGMHWMSQASSQGDAIAKSLLRSFVLPVHGSDLEAERAINEVMRIDPWVAHKLRASRNFGLTKTEAMSVDLVSGIRSWGLVVSNDAADQRIRTRFSRTIPALETRYMEQLRESVDFIRMSSENGAIVNGERRQRPHTLRYVLERISVDESVFFAQVPTSKISSFRQGASWAHGVRSTLRSALVST, from the coding sequence TTGGACAGCAGCCGCCTACAGTCGATTCTCGAAGACTGCGTTCGGCGCGGCAACTCCGCTGCAGCGCTCATCCTCGGTCGAGCAATGTGCGGCATCGACACAGCATTTGCTGACTCAACCAACCTGGCACCAAAGCGCAACTTGCGCGGAGGAACGGCACTTCTTCTCCGTGCCGCTGATGCGGGGATGAGCGATGCATGGCTTCTACTCCACCACGTCCATGCGGACGGCCAGGGGTCTGTCGCCAATCCGCAGGCTGCACGCTTCTTCCTGGAGAAAGCCGCCGGCACCGGGAACGTCAATGCACAGCGGCAACTGGGAGCGCTGATTCTCAAATCAGCAATCGACGCCAGCGAGTTCGAGTTGGGCATGCATTGGATGTCTCAGGCCTCCTCCCAGGGAGATGCCATCGCCAAAAGCCTTCTGCGCAGCTTTGTCCTGCCCGTCCATGGCAGTGACCTTGAGGCGGAACGGGCAATCAATGAGGTGATGCGCATCGACCCGTGGGTCGCTCATAAGCTCAGGGCATCGAGGAATTTCGGCTTGACCAAAACGGAGGCCATGAGTGTCGACTTGGTCTCAGGCATCCGGTCCTGGGGATTGGTGGTGTCAAACGACGCTGCCGACCAGAGAATCCGGACCCGCTTCAGCAGGACCATTCCCGCGCTTGAGACAAGGTACATGGAGCAACTGCGTGAGTCCGTCGACTTCATTCGCATGTCTAGCGAGAACGGCGCCATCGTCAATGGAGAACGTCGACAACGGCCTCACACCCTCCGATACGTTCTTGAGCGAATCAGCGTTGACGAATCTGTCTTCTTCGCTCAGGTACCAACGTCGAAGATATCGTCCTTTCGCCAAGGCGCGAGTTGGGCGCACGGAGTTCGCAGCACCCTCCGCTCCGCGCTGGTCAGCACCTAG
- a CDS encoding CopK family periplasmic copper-binding protein — protein MKIKLSIAALCMTASSAFAGHAAQEAAKSIVPLKDGGALYVFNDGKMAKEDRYGRAQSLKMNQVLETSDGKSITVTSNEVALLNSLLMEGHSGN, from the coding sequence ATGAAAATTAAGCTCTCCATCGCTGCCCTCTGCATGACCGCCTCGTCCGCGTTTGCTGGTCACGCAGCGCAAGAGGCCGCCAAGAGCATCGTTCCTCTCAAGGACGGTGGCGCTCTTTACGTCTTCAACGATGGCAAGATGGCGAAGGAAGACCGCTATGGCCGCGCGCAGTCGCTCAAGATGAATCAGGTGTTGGAGACTTCGGACGGGAAGTCCATCACTGTGACGAGCAACGAGGTTGCCCTGCTCAACTCGTTGCTGATGGAAGGTCACAGCGGCAACTGA
- a CDS encoding heavy metal sensor histidine kinase, giving the protein MSLTFRLTALFAGVLVLVLAGFSWLVFRETSNRFHELDRSLLQGKVQLVRDMAKLSSSKEELRSRLEYSSRGHVGLYIGITDRQGRRFEQGDMQIPSSMLDALTSSNKLVKLRHEAHSLYAQRFDVSLPGQPQEGVSVIAAVDTRQHSLFLDSLAAKTIVYVVFSVLVGTLLGWIASRGGLSPLTAMMNRAEKLNANRLSERMPSRRWPSEMSDLSRSLNGMLERLQSDFDRLSSFSSNLAHEMRTPVSNLLTAAQVTLAQPRSSAEYRNTLGTISEELQDLARTIADMLFLAKTENLHALPSVSQVNLASESRSLVDFYEEVANDKSLRFDVRGDAWVRGDRLMIRRAVSNLLSNAIRHADADSVVTIEIAAEYEQVSLAVTNRGLPIPADAQAALFDRFVRLPNDARDPGEGLGLGLAITKAIMRAHRGGVKVLTRPSSNTFVLEFGH; this is encoded by the coding sequence ATGTCGCTCACCTTTCGTCTGACCGCACTGTTTGCCGGAGTTCTGGTCCTAGTTCTGGCTGGCTTCTCGTGGCTTGTCTTTCGAGAGACGAGCAACCGCTTTCATGAGCTAGACAGGTCGCTTCTGCAGGGGAAGGTCCAGCTGGTCAGAGATATGGCCAAGCTGAGCTCGTCAAAGGAGGAGCTGCGAAGCAGGCTGGAGTACTCGTCCCGCGGACATGTCGGTCTGTACATTGGAATCACCGACCGACAGGGGCGTCGATTTGAACAGGGAGACATGCAGATTCCGTCTAGCATGCTGGACGCGCTCACATCGAGCAATAAATTGGTGAAGTTGCGTCATGAGGCACATAGCCTCTACGCGCAAAGATTCGATGTATCTCTACCTGGGCAACCTCAGGAAGGAGTGTCGGTGATAGCAGCGGTCGACACTCGACAGCACAGCCTCTTCCTTGACAGTCTTGCCGCAAAGACCATTGTGTATGTCGTCTTCTCTGTCCTGGTAGGAACGCTTCTAGGTTGGATTGCAAGCCGCGGTGGGCTCAGCCCGCTGACCGCGATGATGAACCGAGCAGAGAAGCTCAACGCGAACCGCCTCTCGGAGAGGATGCCGTCACGTCGATGGCCATCAGAGATGTCAGACCTGTCGCGTTCATTGAATGGAATGTTAGAGCGCTTACAAAGTGACTTTGACCGATTGAGTTCGTTCTCCTCCAACCTAGCGCACGAGATGAGGACGCCTGTGAGCAACTTGTTGACTGCGGCCCAGGTCACCTTGGCTCAACCCAGGTCGAGTGCGGAGTACCGGAACACCTTGGGAACAATATCTGAAGAGCTGCAGGACCTCGCCAGGACGATTGCAGACATGCTGTTCCTGGCGAAGACGGAGAACCTCCACGCGTTGCCATCTGTGTCGCAAGTGAATCTGGCCAGTGAGTCCCGCTCGCTAGTCGACTTCTACGAAGAGGTGGCAAACGACAAGAGTCTGAGGTTTGACGTGCGGGGGGATGCGTGGGTAAGGGGTGACCGCCTGATGATTCGACGCGCCGTGAGCAACCTACTGTCGAACGCCATTCGACATGCAGATGCCGACTCGGTGGTGACTATCGAGATAGCGGCTGAGTACGAGCAGGTGAGCTTGGCAGTCACCAATCGCGGCCTGCCGATACCTGCTGACGCTCAAGCTGCCCTCTTCGACCGATTTGTTCGCCTACCGAATGACGCAAGGGACCCGGGTGAAGGCTTGGGCCTTGGGTTGGCCATCACCAAAGCCATCATGAGAGCGCACCGCGGAGGAGTGAAGGTGCTGACAAGGCCGAGCTCCAACACGTTTGTGCTGGAGTTTGGCCATTAG
- a CDS encoding heavy metal translocating P-type ATPase has product MSQQSRNSTETHDQHDHPPGDSSAHRGHSHGGVFGPNTEAVFAVLCGTMLAAGVLVEKFAPGAPSWAALACYLSAYFFGGFYTVQEAIENLRKRRFEIDTLMLVAAAGAAALGSWAEGSLLLFLFSLGHALENYAMGRAKRAIEALAELAPETATVRRGDGVEEVSVADLAVGDIVLVRPNERLAADGFIVVGSTSIDQAPVTGESIPVDKRPVTDPVSARARPESIDAASRVFSGTINGANGIEVEVTRRSTDSTLARVVKMVSEAETRKSATQRFTDKFERVFVPAVLVLAVLLLFAWVVVDEPFRDSFYRAMAVLVAASPCALAIATPSAVLSGIARAARGGVLIKGGAPLEELGSLNAMAFDKTGTLTEGRPRITDVIPAAGVSEAELLTVAVAVESLSDHPLAAAIARDGRQRLANVNSNIPEASDLENLIGRGVKARFQGEPVWIGKAELFGTDGVAPLGAAAANAISTLRDHGRTSMVIRLGERDLGAIGLMDTPRAGATETLQRLRSLGIGRMVMVSGDHQKVASAVAAQVGLDEAWGDLMPEGKVHAIRKLRAEAKVAMVGDGVNDAPAMANATVGIAMGAAGSDVALETADVALMADKLEVLPFAVGLSRQTHSIIRQNVFVSLGIVAFLVPATIMGLGIGPAVAVHEGSTLLVVFNALRLLAYRKS; this is encoded by the coding sequence ATGTCCCAACAGTCCCGGAACAGCACCGAAACTCACGACCAACACGACCACCCTCCCGGTGACTCGAGCGCTCATAGAGGTCACTCACACGGGGGGGTCTTCGGGCCCAACACTGAAGCGGTGTTCGCTGTCTTGTGCGGCACGATGCTCGCTGCAGGTGTTCTTGTTGAGAAGTTCGCGCCCGGCGCGCCCTCTTGGGCAGCGCTAGCCTGCTACCTGAGCGCCTACTTCTTTGGTGGCTTCTACACAGTCCAAGAGGCCATCGAGAATCTGCGAAAAAGGCGATTCGAGATTGACACGTTGATGCTGGTCGCAGCGGCGGGCGCGGCCGCCTTAGGCTCCTGGGCTGAGGGCTCCCTTCTGCTGTTTCTCTTCAGCCTAGGCCACGCTCTGGAGAACTACGCGATGGGTCGGGCGAAGCGCGCAATCGAAGCCCTGGCTGAGCTCGCGCCGGAAACGGCAACTGTGCGTCGTGGAGACGGAGTCGAAGAAGTTTCAGTCGCGGACTTGGCGGTAGGCGACATCGTCTTGGTGCGCCCCAACGAGCGTCTCGCCGCGGACGGCTTCATCGTTGTCGGCTCAACCAGCATCGACCAGGCCCCCGTGACCGGTGAAAGTATTCCTGTAGACAAGCGCCCCGTGACCGACCCCGTCTCAGCGCGCGCCCGTCCCGAAAGCATTGACGCTGCATCGCGCGTGTTCTCAGGAACAATCAATGGAGCGAACGGCATCGAAGTGGAAGTGACTCGCCGCTCGACAGACTCCACACTTGCAAGGGTCGTCAAGATGGTGAGCGAGGCGGAGACACGAAAGTCCGCCACGCAGCGCTTTACCGATAAGTTCGAACGCGTGTTCGTCCCTGCAGTTTTGGTGTTGGCCGTACTGTTGCTGTTTGCATGGGTGGTGGTCGACGAGCCGTTTCGCGACAGCTTCTATCGAGCGATGGCAGTGCTGGTCGCAGCAAGCCCGTGTGCCTTGGCAATTGCGACACCGAGCGCGGTGCTCTCAGGTATTGCAAGAGCTGCCCGTGGTGGAGTTCTTATCAAAGGTGGCGCGCCGCTAGAAGAGCTTGGCTCGCTGAACGCGATGGCTTTCGACAAGACGGGTACGCTGACCGAGGGCAGGCCGCGCATCACAGACGTCATACCAGCAGCCGGAGTCAGCGAGGCTGAGCTCCTTACCGTTGCCGTGGCGGTGGAGTCACTCAGCGACCATCCATTGGCGGCAGCCATTGCGCGAGATGGGAGGCAACGTCTTGCAAACGTCAACTCAAACATCCCTGAGGCCAGTGACTTGGAGAACCTGATTGGTCGGGGTGTCAAGGCTCGCTTCCAAGGGGAGCCGGTCTGGATTGGCAAGGCCGAACTGTTCGGTACCGACGGCGTGGCTCCTCTAGGCGCTGCAGCGGCGAATGCTATTTCCACGCTGCGCGACCATGGGCGCACCAGCATGGTGATTCGACTAGGAGAGCGGGACTTGGGAGCCATTGGTTTGATGGACACGCCTCGCGCCGGTGCCACCGAGACGCTGCAAAGGTTGCGCTCCCTCGGCATCGGCCGAATGGTCATGGTTTCCGGCGACCATCAGAAGGTCGCAAGCGCCGTCGCAGCGCAGGTGGGCCTAGATGAGGCATGGGGTGACCTAATGCCTGAAGGCAAGGTCCATGCAATCCGAAAGCTCCGTGCAGAAGCCAAGGTCGCAATGGTGGGCGACGGAGTCAACGACGCGCCCGCGATGGCCAACGCAACAGTAGGCATTGCCATGGGAGCTGCCGGCTCAGATGTGGCGCTTGAGACCGCAGATGTCGCCCTTATGGCGGATAAGCTGGAAGTGCTCCCGTTCGCAGTGGGCCTCAGCCGTCAAACCCACTCCATCATCCGTCAAAACGTCTTTGTGAGCTTGGGCATCGTTGCCTTCCTGGTGCCAGCCACCATCATGGGTCTCGGCATCGGTCCTGCGGTCGCCGTGCACGAGGGCTCCACCTTGTTAGTGGTATTCAACGCCTTGCGCCTACTTGCATATCGCAAGTCATAG
- a CDS encoding enoyl-CoA hydratase — protein MSPSDDASLVLVERPQSGCALVILNRPRVRNALSMALRRQLVQVFADLREDTALRAVVLTGAGDAFCAGLDLKELGGARDPGSTIQSGPQEDPTHAIKDFPWPVIAAVNGPAITGGFELALACDFLVASTRARFADTHARVGVMPGWGLSQKLQRLIGVGRAKEMAFTGNFIDAQQALAWGLVNRVVTPEALLSQSLQLAADMAGVLPQALRTYKALIDEGGALPLGEALQLERERCKQWAQRMDAGAVEAQRQAVIERGRGQT, from the coding sequence ATGAGCCCCTCTGACGACGCCTCCCTGGTCCTGGTCGAACGCCCGCAGTCGGGCTGCGCCCTGGTCATCCTCAACCGTCCGCGCGTGCGCAACGCGCTGTCCATGGCATTGCGGCGCCAACTGGTTCAGGTCTTTGCTGACCTGCGCGAAGACACCGCGCTGCGCGCGGTGGTGCTCACGGGCGCGGGCGATGCCTTTTGCGCGGGTCTGGACCTCAAGGAACTCGGCGGCGCGCGCGACCCCGGCAGCACCATCCAGTCAGGCCCGCAGGAAGACCCCACCCACGCCATCAAGGACTTCCCCTGGCCGGTGATCGCCGCGGTCAATGGTCCGGCCATCACGGGTGGCTTCGAGCTTGCGCTGGCCTGCGACTTCCTGGTTGCCTCGACCCGGGCGCGTTTTGCCGACACGCATGCGCGTGTGGGCGTGATGCCGGGCTGGGGCCTGTCGCAGAAGCTTCAGCGCCTGATCGGTGTGGGGCGCGCCAAGGAAATGGCCTTCACGGGCAATTTCATCGACGCGCAGCAGGCCTTGGCCTGGGGCCTGGTGAACCGTGTGGTGACGCCTGAGGCGCTGCTGTCGCAGAGCCTGCAGCTCGCGGCCGACATGGCGGGTGTGCTGCCGCAGGCCTTGCGCACCTACAAGGCGCTGATTGACGAGGGCGGCGCGCTGCCGCTGGGCGAGGCCTTGCAACTCGAGCGCGAGCGTTGCAAGCAATGGGCGCAGCGCATGGACGCTGGCGCGGTCGAGGCGCAGCGCCAGGCCGTGATCGA
- a CDS encoding IS3 family transposase (programmed frameshift), whose amino-acid sequence MTKSRFSEAQIVGILKEVEMGAKVGETCRKHGVSEPTYYKWKSQFSGMTVSHLSQLRQLQDENAKLKRMYADLALMHHALKDVVGPKALTPERREMVVQALVAEHGMSERRACQASGIARSTLRYRPVARDDSGVITFIQAYMTLNPRHGFGLLYDSARHQGKPWGKTVLWRVYCELRLNLPRRGKKRLPARIKQPLHAAGQPNQGWSCDFMADALWSGRRFRTFNVIDEFNREGLRIEVDTSLPAARVIRALNELVEVHGAPLSIRLDNGPEFIAHALAQWAQNKGIALQHIQPGKPTQNAYVERFNKTYRTEVLDCYVFNSLQEVRDMTADWLHRYNHHRPHEALGRIPPVEYRVKLFPNLYF is encoded by the exons ATGACGAAGTCCAGATTCAGTGAAGCGCAGATAGTCGGCATCCTCAAGGAGGTCGAGATGGGTGCGAAGGTCGGCGAGACGTGCAGGAAGCACGGCGTGAGCGAGCCGACGTACTACAAGTGGAAGAGCCAGTTCTCGGGCATGACGGTTTCGCACCTGTCGCAGCTGCGCCAGCTGCAGGACGAGAACGCCAAGCTCAAACGCATGTACGCAGACCTGGCGCTCATGCACCACGCACTCAAGGATGTCGTTG GACCGAAAGCTCTGACCCCGGAGCGTCGCGAGATGGTCGTGCAGGCCCTCGTGGCCGAGCATGGCATGAGCGAGCGACGGGCCTGCCAGGCCAGCGGCATTGCCCGCTCCACGCTGCGTTACCGGCCCGTCGCACGCGACGACTCCGGGGTCATCACCTTCATCCAGGCCTACATGACATTGAACCCGCGCCACGGCTTCGGGCTGCTGTACGACAGCGCCCGCCATCAGGGCAAGCCCTGGGGCAAGACGGTGCTCTGGCGCGTGTACTGCGAACTGCGGCTGAACCTGCCCCGGCGCGGCAAGAAGCGGCTGCCTGCGCGCATCAAACAGCCCCTGCACGCCGCCGGCCAGCCCAACCAGGGCTGGAGCTGCGACTTCATGGCAGACGCGCTGTGGTCGGGGCGGCGCTTCAGGACCTTCAACGTCATCGACGAGTTCAACCGTGAAGGCCTGCGCATCGAGGTCGACACCAGCCTGCCGGCTGCGCGCGTCATCCGGGCCTTGAATGAACTGGTGGAGGTGCACGGTGCGCCGCTGTCGATTCGCCTGGACAACGGCCCCGAGTTCATCGCGCACGCCCTGGCCCAGTGGGCTCAGAACAAGGGCATCGCCTTGCAGCACATCCAACCCGGAAAGCCCACGCAAAACGCCTATGTCGAACGATTCAACAAGACCTACCGCACCGAGGTGCTCGACTGCTACGTGTTCAACAGCTTGCAGGAAGTGCGCGACATGACGGCCGACTGGCTGCACCGCTACAACCACCACCGACCCCATGAAGCTCTCGGCCGAATCCCACCGGTTGAGTACCGTGTCAAACTGTTCCCCAACCTCTACTTCTGA
- a CDS encoding helix-turn-helix domain-containing protein: MTTFADSLKREIARVARKELKSELTLLRKTTAGHRSEIAALKRDLKSLQSENKDLARRLKAVGTGAGAVMRSTNDEPRAKPGRKVVYNAEAFAAMRAKLGLTQAQMATLLGVSSLSVYKWESGQVEPREKQKAKVLALRGVGKREVVKMLEAAA; this comes from the coding sequence ATGACTACATTCGCCGACTCACTGAAGCGAGAAATCGCACGGGTAGCTCGTAAAGAGCTGAAGAGCGAGCTGACCTTGCTGCGCAAAACGACTGCAGGGCATCGCAGCGAAATTGCGGCTCTTAAGCGAGACTTGAAGAGCCTTCAGTCCGAGAACAAGGACCTAGCTCGCAGGCTAAAAGCGGTGGGAACCGGTGCCGGCGCAGTGATGCGTTCAACAAATGACGAGCCACGTGCCAAGCCTGGGCGGAAAGTCGTCTACAACGCTGAGGCATTCGCCGCGATGAGAGCCAAGCTCGGCCTTACACAAGCGCAAATGGCGACGTTACTTGGTGTCTCCAGCCTGTCGGTCTACAAGTGGGAGTCTGGCCAAGTGGAGCCGCGCGAGAAGCAAAAGGCCAAGGTACTTGCGCTACGCGGGGTGGGAAAGAGAGAAGTCGTCAAGATGCTGGAGGCGGCTGCATGA
- a CDS encoding porin, translating into MKRTLLALAALASISTLASAQSSVTLFGVVDASVRSVKNGSAGSETQMASGDNTTSRWGMRGVEDLGGGLRASFHLESQLNVDSGTADAAKYFGRRSTVSLSGGFGEVRLGRDYTPTFTNGLGDEFGIVGIGSRGIFLYGGGSNLGSAATTLVRADNAVSYFLPTMGGVYGQVQISAGEGVVGNRYTGGLLGYKNQALDAGIAYGITDVGTPSDFKHYNVKFNYNFGFATLHTLYDVKTWGARKTQDISIGASIPVATGTIRAGYTRANRSGGPLGSGYADGDDSTRLAIGYVHDLSKRTAVYTTLSRITNKGAARSSVLGSAPAGMLGGENSSGYQVGLRHIF; encoded by the coding sequence ATGAAAAGGACTTTACTGGCGCTCGCGGCGCTGGCGTCTATTTCCACCCTGGCCAGCGCCCAGTCGTCCGTGACGCTTTTCGGCGTCGTAGACGCGTCGGTCCGCTCGGTGAAGAACGGTTCGGCCGGTTCTGAAACCCAAATGGCATCTGGCGACAACACGACCAGCCGTTGGGGTATGCGAGGCGTCGAAGACCTCGGCGGTGGTCTGCGTGCGAGCTTCCACCTCGAGTCGCAGCTCAACGTGGACAGCGGCACGGCTGACGCTGCCAAGTACTTTGGCCGTCGCTCGACAGTGAGCCTGAGCGGTGGCTTCGGCGAAGTCCGGCTTGGTCGCGACTACACGCCCACCTTCACCAACGGTCTGGGTGACGAATTTGGCATCGTGGGCATTGGCTCGCGTGGCATCTTCCTGTATGGCGGCGGCTCCAACCTCGGCAGCGCTGCCACCACGCTGGTGCGTGCCGACAATGCGGTGAGCTACTTCCTGCCGACGATGGGTGGTGTCTACGGCCAGGTGCAGATTTCGGCCGGTGAAGGCGTGGTGGGCAACCGCTACACGGGTGGCTTGCTTGGCTACAAGAACCAAGCCTTGGATGCGGGCATTGCCTACGGCATTACCGACGTCGGTACGCCCTCTGACTTCAAGCACTACAACGTCAAGTTCAACTACAACTTCGGCTTTGCTACGTTGCATACCCTGTACGACGTGAAGACCTGGGGTGCGCGCAAGACGCAAGACATCTCGATTGGCGCGAGCATCCCTGTGGCCACTGGCACGATTCGCGCCGGCTACACGCGTGCCAACCGCTCGGGTGGCCCCCTGGGTTCTGGCTATGCGGATGGAGACGACAGCACCCGCCTGGCAATTGGCTACGTGCACGACCTGTCCAAGCGGACCGCGGTCTACACGACGCTCAGCCGCATCACCAACAAGGGCGCGGCGCGTAGCTCCGTTCTGGGCTCCGCGCCGGCGGGCATGCTGGGTGGCGAGAACTCGTCGGGTTACCAGGTTGGCCTGCGCCACATCTTCTAA
- a CDS encoding porin, which produces MKHTLIVLSVLATCAAASAQSSVTMFGVVDASVTRLSSDSANVTGLASGEQSSSRLGFRGIEDLGGGLKAGFWLEGSLAVDNGGTSYRFDRRSTISLLGGFGEVRLGRDKLASYLNVESFDPFGDIGVGGNGLNNMLGGAAAAEGTAEGSHPKRSSNIIAYISPNIGGLQGQLQYSFGERPSNQPNNDRGNIVSARVSYQASPLEVALGYAQLDAGTAATAVTYKATNIGASYDFGVVKPMVLIATERGAGRGVNAYTLGASAPLGQAGEFRVGYTRFNTQNVDDADSSKLALGYFHKLSKRTVVYGMLARVSNDNNASRGFAVSSSSLTAPLIAAGDSATGYSVGVRHTF; this is translated from the coding sequence ATGAAACACACCCTCATCGTCCTATCGGTCCTGGCAACCTGTGCAGCCGCCTCCGCGCAAAGCAGCGTCACCATGTTTGGCGTCGTCGACGCATCGGTCACCCGCCTCTCGAGCGACAGCGCCAATGTCACGGGCCTGGCAAGCGGCGAGCAGTCCAGCAGCCGGTTGGGCTTCCGAGGCATCGAGGACCTTGGCGGTGGCCTAAAAGCAGGCTTCTGGCTTGAAGGCTCGCTTGCTGTGGATAACGGTGGCACCTCCTACCGCTTTGACCGCCGCTCCACCATCAGCCTTCTTGGTGGCTTCGGTGAAGTTCGTCTGGGTCGCGACAAGCTCGCCTCGTACCTCAACGTCGAGTCCTTCGACCCCTTTGGCGACATCGGCGTTGGTGGCAATGGCCTGAACAACATGTTGGGTGGCGCCGCGGCAGCTGAAGGTACTGCGGAAGGAAGCCACCCCAAGCGCTCGAGCAACATCATCGCCTACATCAGCCCTAACATTGGCGGACTCCAAGGGCAGCTGCAGTACTCGTTTGGTGAGCGTCCGAGCAATCAGCCGAACAACGACCGTGGCAATATCGTCTCGGCCCGCGTTTCGTACCAGGCGAGCCCTCTTGAGGTGGCGCTCGGCTATGCTCAGCTCGACGCGGGAACTGCCGCTACTGCGGTGACTTACAAGGCCACCAACATCGGCGCCTCCTACGACTTCGGAGTGGTCAAACCCATGGTCCTGATTGCGACGGAGCGCGGCGCGGGTCGAGGCGTGAACGCATACACCCTAGGTGCCTCGGCTCCCCTCGGTCAGGCCGGTGAATTCCGTGTCGGTTACACGCGCTTCAACACCCAGAATGTTGACGACGCGGATTCCTCCAAGCTGGCTCTGGGCTACTTTCACAAGTTGTCCAAGCGCACCGTGGTGTACGGCATGCTTGCCCGCGTGAGCAACGACAACAATGCATCGCGCGGCTTCGCGGTCTCCTCTTCGTCCTTGACCGCCCCGCTGATTGCTGCCGGCGACAGCGCAACTGGCTACTCGGTCGGCGTGCGTCACACGTTCTGA
- a CDS encoding heavy metal response regulator transcription factor, whose translation MKILIVEDELHTGEYLRQGLREAGYFTELMRNGVDGLHEATEGDYDLVILDVNLPGIDGWSVLSSLRRKKKQIPVLYLTARDSVEDRVKGLELGADDYLVKPFSFSELLARIKSITRRGSQMQEDTVLQVADLQLDLVRRRVTRAGKRLDLTAKEFGLLELFMRRQGEVLPRTLIASLMWDINFDSESNVIVVAVGRLRGKIDDGFSCKLLRTIRGMGYVLDEPES comes from the coding sequence ATGAAGATATTGATAGTCGAAGACGAGCTCCACACAGGCGAGTACCTGAGACAAGGTCTTAGAGAAGCGGGCTACTTCACTGAGCTGATGCGCAACGGGGTCGACGGACTGCACGAAGCAACTGAAGGCGACTACGACCTGGTCATCCTTGATGTCAACCTGCCAGGCATTGATGGGTGGTCGGTCCTGAGCTCGCTTCGACGTAAGAAGAAGCAAATCCCCGTCCTGTACCTGACAGCGAGAGACAGCGTGGAAGACCGCGTGAAGGGCTTGGAGCTCGGTGCAGACGACTATCTGGTCAAACCGTTCTCCTTCTCCGAGCTCCTCGCGAGGATTAAGTCCATAACTCGCCGAGGAAGTCAGATGCAAGAGGACACTGTGCTTCAGGTGGCCGACCTACAACTGGACCTCGTGCGCCGTCGGGTAACCCGTGCGGGGAAGCGTCTTGACTTGACCGCCAAAGAGTTTGGCCTCCTCGAGTTGTTCATGCGTCGGCAGGGGGAGGTGCTTCCGAGGACATTGATAGCCTCACTCATGTGGGACATCAACTTTGACAGCGAGAGCAATGTCATCGTCGTGGCAGTAGGCCGTCTGAGAGGAAAAATCGACGACGGCTTCAGCTGCAAGCTGCTCAGAACCATTCGTGGAATGGGATATGTTCTCGATGAGCCAGAGTCCTGA
- a CDS encoding TorF family putative porin, with translation MKLNLSQVVAATCLASLPVIASAELSANISLASNYKTRGQDQDLRKGQLRPALQGGFDYSHSSGFYAGNWNSTVNFSTGADGPTANLESDFYAGYKLSSGYLSWDFGAIRYQYTGASAANTNELYVGLGIGPVVAKYYHTVSTDYFNAAGAAGGSGLKGKGTGYLNVSYAQEIMPALTLKASVGYTSYSSDISAPNYVDYSIGAAYDLGDGFSVSGALVGATRKNDYLGKADGKSVNANTVVVMFTKAM, from the coding sequence ATGAAGCTCAATCTCTCCCAGGTCGTTGCTGCCACCTGCCTGGCTTCTCTGCCCGTCATCGCCAGCGCCGAACTCAGCGCCAACATCAGTTTGGCAAGCAACTACAAGACCCGCGGTCAGGACCAGGACCTCCGCAAGGGCCAGCTGCGCCCAGCTCTCCAGGGTGGCTTTGACTACAGCCACTCGAGCGGCTTCTATGCCGGCAACTGGAATTCCACGGTCAACTTCTCTACGGGTGCGGATGGTCCGACGGCGAATCTCGAAAGCGATTTCTATGCCGGCTACAAGCTGTCCAGCGGCTACCTATCCTGGGACTTCGGCGCTATCCGCTACCAGTACACGGGTGCGAGTGCGGCCAACACCAATGAACTCTACGTTGGCTTGGGCATCGGCCCTGTGGTTGCCAAGTACTACCACACGGTGTCTACCGATTACTTCAACGCGGCCGGAGCTGCCGGCGGCTCCGGTCTGAAGGGCAAAGGGACGGGGTACCTGAACGTGTCATACGCCCAAGAAATCATGCCCGCGCTGACATTGAAGGCATCAGTGGGCTACACCTCCTACAGCAGTGACATCTCCGCTCCCAACTATGTCGACTACAGCATCGGCGCGGCTTACGACCTTGGCGACGGGTTCTCTGTTTCGGGCGCGCTGGTGGGCGCTACTCGGAAGAACGACTACCTCGGCAAGGCCGACGGCAAGTCGGTCAATGCGAACACCGTGGTTGTGATGTTTACCAAGGCGATGTAA